A stretch of the Archangium violaceum genome encodes the following:
- the gcvH gene encoding glycine cleavage system protein GcvH, whose amino-acid sequence MAGSNPSNLKYTKEHEWARVEGNRVVVGVTSHAQEALGDVVFVELPKVGATVTSGKQFGVIESTKAVSELYSPLSGKVVKVNDALTDNPQTINTDPYGAGWIIELEPSDSKELDGLMDASAYENLLKNS is encoded by the coding sequence ATGGCCGGCAGCAACCCCAGCAATCTGAAGTACACGAAGGAGCACGAGTGGGCCCGCGTGGAGGGCAACCGCGTGGTGGTGGGCGTCACCTCCCACGCCCAGGAGGCGCTCGGTGACGTGGTGTTCGTGGAGCTGCCCAAGGTGGGCGCCACCGTCACCTCCGGCAAGCAGTTCGGCGTCATCGAGTCCACCAAGGCCGTGTCGGAGCTCTACTCCCCGCTCTCCGGCAAGGTGGTGAAGGTGAACGACGCCCTCACCGACAATCCCCAGACGATCAACACGGACCCCTATGGCGCGGGGTGGATCATCGAGCTCGAGCCCTCGGACAGCAAGGAGCTGGACGGGCTCATGGACGCCAGCGCGTACGAGAACCTGCTGAAGAACTCCTGA
- the gcvT gene encoding glycine cleavage system aminomethyltransferase GcvT → MARRTPLNEAHRRLGGRMVDFVGWDMPVQYSSVITEHEAVRNAVGLFDVSHMGEIEFTGPGALETANKLITNDLSRCADGQAVYAGLLNEQGCFVDDVVAYRFSPERILVVVNASNKDKDFAWMQSHAEGVKPVDRSDDYAQIAVQGPKAVGLVQRLTPVDVSKVGTYRFTEGQVAGVQCIISRTGYTGEDGFELYCAPGEAEKLWEALLKEGQQDGVKPCGLGARDSLRTEMKYALYGNDIDDQHTALEAGLGWICKLDKAGGFIGRDVLAKQKAEGVKRKLVGFELTGAGIPRHGYPILKDGQRVGEVTSGTMGPSVKKPIGIGYVPAELAAEGSTFDVEIRGRPVSAVVVKTPFWKKS, encoded by the coding sequence ATGGCCCGGCGTACGCCCCTTAACGAGGCCCACCGCAGGCTCGGCGGCCGGATGGTGGATTTCGTCGGTTGGGACATGCCGGTGCAGTACAGCTCCGTCATCACCGAGCATGAGGCCGTGCGCAACGCCGTTGGCCTGTTCGACGTGTCTCACATGGGGGAGATCGAGTTCACCGGTCCGGGCGCGCTCGAGACCGCCAACAAACTCATCACCAACGATCTCTCCAGGTGCGCGGACGGCCAGGCTGTCTACGCCGGGTTGCTCAACGAGCAGGGCTGCTTCGTGGACGACGTGGTGGCCTACCGCTTCTCTCCCGAGCGGATCCTCGTCGTCGTCAACGCGTCCAACAAGGACAAGGACTTCGCCTGGATGCAGTCTCACGCCGAGGGTGTGAAGCCGGTGGATCGCAGCGACGACTACGCGCAGATCGCCGTGCAGGGACCCAAGGCCGTGGGCCTGGTGCAGCGGCTCACCCCGGTGGACGTGTCGAAGGTTGGCACCTACCGCTTCACCGAGGGCCAGGTCGCGGGCGTGCAGTGCATCATCTCGCGCACCGGCTACACGGGCGAGGACGGCTTCGAGCTGTACTGCGCGCCCGGCGAGGCGGAGAAGCTGTGGGAGGCGCTGCTGAAGGAGGGCCAGCAGGACGGGGTGAAGCCCTGTGGCCTGGGCGCGCGCGACAGCCTTCGCACGGAGATGAAGTACGCCCTCTACGGCAACGACATCGACGACCAGCACACCGCGCTCGAGGCGGGGCTGGGGTGGATCTGCAAGCTGGACAAGGCGGGCGGCTTCATCGGCCGCGACGTGCTGGCGAAGCAGAAGGCCGAGGGCGTGAAGCGCAAGCTGGTGGGCTTCGAGCTGACCGGCGCGGGCATCCCCCGCCATGGCTACCCCATCCTCAAGGACGGGCAGCGGGTGGGCGAGGTGACGAGCGGCACCATGGGCCCGTCGGTGAAGAAGCCCATCGGCATCGGCTACGTGCCCGCCGAGCTGGCCGCCGAGGGCTCGACCTTCGACGTGGAGATCCGCGGCCGTCCGGTGTCCGCCGTGGTGGTGAAGACCCCCTTCTGGAAGAAGTCCTGA
- the metF gene encoding methylenetetrahydrofolate reductase [NAD(P)H], translating into MKIRNRLNPSNPCFSFEFFPPKTPEGTTNLLKTLEELAPLEPGFVSVTYGAGGSTRDKTLDLVARIKRETGIEAMAHLTCVGHTREELRELLGRLADAKVENVLALRGDPPQGQTTYEPVEGGFRYASELVRFIREEDFNFCLGGACYPEGHVETASRDEDLRRLKEKVDAGLDFVITQLFFDNAFYFDFVERARRIGINVPIVPGIMPITNFEQVQRFTRLCGATVPMRLGLQMERVKDQPEAVVQLGVAHATVQCMELLSRGVPGIHFYTLNKSPATRMIVSALRARS; encoded by the coding sequence ATGAAGATTCGTAATCGTTTGAATCCGTCCAATCCGTGCTTCTCCTTCGAGTTCTTCCCGCCGAAGACGCCCGAGGGGACCACCAACCTGCTGAAGACGCTGGAGGAGCTGGCGCCCCTGGAGCCCGGCTTCGTGTCGGTCACCTATGGGGCGGGCGGGAGCACGAGGGACAAGACCCTCGATCTCGTCGCCCGCATCAAGCGCGAGACGGGCATCGAGGCCATGGCCCACCTCACCTGCGTGGGCCACACGCGCGAGGAGCTGCGCGAGCTGCTGGGTCGGCTCGCGGACGCGAAGGTCGAGAACGTGCTGGCGCTGCGAGGAGATCCACCCCAGGGGCAGACGACCTACGAGCCCGTGGAAGGGGGGTTCCGCTACGCCTCCGAGCTGGTGCGCTTCATCCGGGAGGAGGACTTCAACTTCTGCCTGGGCGGGGCGTGCTACCCGGAGGGCCATGTGGAGACGGCGTCGCGCGACGAGGACCTGCGCCGCCTGAAGGAGAAGGTGGACGCGGGCCTGGACTTCGTCATCACCCAGCTCTTCTTCGACAACGCCTTCTACTTCGACTTCGTGGAGCGGGCGCGCCGCATCGGCATCAACGTCCCCATCGTCCCGGGCATCATGCCCATCACCAACTTCGAGCAGGTGCAGCGCTTCACCCGCCTGTGCGGCGCCACCGTGCCCATGCGCCTGGGGCTCCAGATGGAGCGGGTGAAGGATCAGCCCGAGGCCGTGGTGCAGCTGGGCGTGGCGCACGCCACCGTGCAGTGCATGGAGCTGCTGTCGCGCGGCGTCCCCGGCATCCACTTCTACACGCTCAACAAGTCCCCGGCGACGCGGATGATCGTGAGCGCCCTGAGGGCCCGCTCGTGA
- a CDS encoding alpha/beta fold hydrolase, which produces MQHHYADINGIRMHYVTHGAGEPIIFLHGFPEYWGAWKKELNDLGKDHYVIAPDLRGYNLTSRPQKVEDYHIKHLVEDVRALMQHLGLKKSSIVCQDWGALLGWSFLLRHPDLVTRFVTINITHPALFDRELRENPRQQLAAQYMLVFASPQAEPQLMGDDFAWAKQAVINDARAHGAILSEDDVAEWVASWRQPGAITAGLNYYRAAKMGPPDGEGHPGGSNLLEGLKPDQYVVHTPVLFIHGEQDTYLLADGQRGLKELVPNLTIRRLPDATHWVALEKPREVSQFVREFLRGQG; this is translated from the coding sequence TTGCAGCACCACTATGCAGACATCAATGGAATCCGCATGCACTATGTGACGCATGGTGCGGGCGAGCCCATCATCTTCCTCCATGGCTTCCCGGAGTACTGGGGCGCCTGGAAGAAGGAGCTCAACGATCTGGGGAAGGACCACTATGTGATCGCCCCGGATCTGCGCGGCTACAACCTCACCTCGAGGCCCCAGAAGGTCGAGGACTATCACATCAAGCATCTCGTGGAGGACGTGCGCGCGTTGATGCAGCACCTGGGGCTGAAGAAGTCCTCCATCGTCTGCCAGGACTGGGGCGCGCTGTTGGGCTGGAGCTTCCTGCTGCGCCACCCGGACCTGGTGACCCGGTTCGTCACCATCAACATCACGCACCCCGCCCTGTTCGACCGGGAGCTGCGCGAGAACCCCCGCCAGCAGCTCGCGGCCCAGTACATGCTGGTCTTCGCCTCGCCGCAGGCCGAGCCGCAGCTCATGGGCGACGACTTCGCCTGGGCGAAGCAGGCCGTCATCAACGATGCACGGGCCCACGGCGCCATCCTGTCCGAGGATGACGTCGCCGAGTGGGTCGCCTCCTGGAGGCAGCCGGGCGCCATCACCGCCGGCCTCAACTACTACCGCGCGGCGAAGATGGGTCCCCCCGACGGCGAGGGCCACCCGGGCGGCAGCAATCTGCTGGAAGGTCTCAAGCCCGATCAGTACGTCGTGCACACGCCCGTGCTCTTCATCCACGGCGAGCAGGACACCTACCTGCTGGCGGACGGGCAGCGCGGCTTGAAGGAGCTGGTGCCCAACCTCACCATCCGGCGGCTCCCCGACGCGACACACTGGGTCGCCCTGGAGAAGCCGCGGGAGGTCAGCCAGTTCGTCCGCGAGTTCCTGCGCGGCCAGGGCTGA
- a CDS encoding TonB-dependent receptor, translated as MLSSRVASLAAIATVVSAVPALAQSSGESAPTPPEQAAPAASEQAVAEPEAPASMQTTVTARRPFTAASSSTVRDQDFLLRPRPRPADILQVVPGLYTVQHAGGGKANQYFLRGFDADHGTDVALFVDGVPVNMVSHGHGQGYADLNWIIPELIERVEVRKGPYFAQDGDFATAGAVNLVTRRNFESSQLTLGGGSFDTWRGMFIAAPDVEGWSPVVAGQVYGTNGPFLNPERLERYSLFTKVTRDLSARSSLSLAITSYGSGWNASGQIPLRAVNAGLMDRFGSVNDAEGGNSQRHSAYATWRTLTRDDGEVNIMAYGVQYRLNLYSDFTFFSRDPVNGDMIEQNDRRTVLGFNASYRFRRQWAGITFDTLVGTQLRSDSIENGLSYDKARERLETVVDASIRESSLGVYAQEDIVFTPWLRAVLGLRADSFGFDVNDHREDLSSLDTKTSGVRQASLLSPKASLVVSPLPSTELYVNFGDGFHSNDARGVVRQPDPVTPLTKARGYELGARTRLFDRLDLAGSVFRLDLDSELVWVGDEGSTEARGATRRQGLEAEARLKVLPWLFADADATFTRATYVQNAGNGDAVALAPTLILSGGVSARHPIGIYGRLGVLHLGDRPATEDGLLTAEGFTRVDATLGYRGSFYEVNLSVQNLLDTVWREAQFANVSRLPSETSPSSCPVGTRPAGEADAFEGCEDVHFTPGAPFNAQASVSFFF; from the coding sequence ATGCTGTCTTCTCGCGTGGCCTCCCTGGCCGCGATCGCCACCGTTGTGTCCGCTGTTCCCGCTCTCGCGCAGTCCTCAGGGGAGAGCGCTCCCACTCCTCCCGAACAGGCCGCTCCCGCCGCCTCCGAGCAGGCTGTTGCCGAGCCGGAGGCCCCCGCCTCCATGCAGACGACGGTGACGGCACGACGGCCCTTCACGGCGGCTTCGTCGTCCACGGTGCGGGATCAGGACTTCCTGCTGCGTCCCCGCCCCCGCCCGGCGGACATCCTCCAGGTGGTACCCGGCCTCTACACCGTGCAGCACGCGGGCGGCGGCAAGGCCAACCAGTACTTCCTGCGCGGCTTCGACGCGGACCACGGCACGGACGTGGCGCTCTTCGTGGACGGCGTCCCCGTCAACATGGTGAGCCACGGGCACGGTCAGGGCTACGCGGACCTCAATTGGATCATCCCCGAGCTCATCGAGCGCGTGGAGGTGCGCAAGGGTCCGTACTTCGCGCAGGACGGAGACTTCGCCACCGCGGGCGCGGTGAACCTGGTGACGCGCCGCAACTTCGAGTCCAGTCAGCTCACGTTGGGCGGCGGCTCGTTCGACACCTGGCGCGGGATGTTCATCGCCGCCCCGGACGTGGAGGGGTGGAGCCCCGTGGTGGCCGGGCAGGTGTACGGCACCAACGGGCCCTTCCTCAATCCCGAGCGCCTGGAGCGCTACAGCCTCTTCACCAAGGTGACGCGCGATCTGTCGGCTCGCTCCTCGCTGTCGCTGGCGATCACCTCGTACGGCAGCGGCTGGAACGCGAGTGGCCAGATTCCCCTGCGCGCGGTGAACGCCGGCCTGATGGACCGCTTCGGGAGCGTGAACGACGCCGAGGGCGGCAACTCGCAACGCCACAGCGCCTACGCCACCTGGCGCACCCTCACCCGCGACGACGGCGAGGTGAACATCATGGCGTACGGCGTGCAGTACCGGCTCAACCTCTACTCCGACTTCACCTTCTTCAGCCGGGATCCGGTGAACGGGGACATGATCGAGCAGAACGATCGGCGCACGGTGCTCGGCTTCAACGCCAGCTACCGCTTCCGGCGCCAGTGGGCCGGCATCACCTTCGACACCCTGGTCGGCACGCAGCTGCGCAGTGACAGCATCGAGAACGGCCTGAGCTACGACAAGGCTCGTGAGCGGCTGGAGACCGTGGTGGACGCGAGCATCCGCGAGAGCAGCCTCGGGGTGTACGCTCAAGAGGACATCGTCTTCACCCCCTGGCTGCGGGCGGTGCTCGGCCTGCGCGCGGACTCCTTCGGCTTCGACGTGAACGACCACCGGGAGGACCTGTCCTCGCTCGACACGAAGACCTCGGGCGTGCGGCAGGCCTCGCTCCTCTCGCCCAAGGCGAGCCTCGTCGTCAGCCCGCTCCCCAGCACCGAGCTGTACGTCAACTTCGGCGATGGCTTCCACTCCAACGACGCGCGCGGCGTGGTGCGCCAGCCGGATCCCGTGACGCCGCTCACGAAGGCCCGGGGGTACGAGCTCGGCGCGCGCACGCGGTTGTTCGATCGGTTGGATCTCGCGGGCTCGGTGTTCCGGCTCGACCTGGACAGCGAGCTCGTCTGGGTGGGCGACGAGGGCTCCACCGAAGCCCGCGGCGCCACCCGCCGCCAGGGCCTGGAGGCCGAGGCTCGTCTGAAGGTGCTCCCGTGGCTCTTCGCCGACGCGGACGCCACCTTCACGCGCGCCACCTACGTGCAGAACGCCGGCAACGGTGACGCGGTGGCGCTCGCCCCCACGCTCATCCTGTCCGGCGGCGTGTCCGCGCGTCACCCGATCGGCATCTACGGTCGGCTCGGGGTGCTGCACCTGGGCGACCGCCCGGCCACCGAGGACGGCTTGCTCACCGCCGAGGGCTTCACCCGCGTGGACGCGACGCTGGGCTACCGGGGCTCCTTCTACGAGGTGAACCTGAGCGTGCAGAACCTGCTCGACACCGTCTGGCGCGAGGCCCAGTTCGCCAACGTCTCGCGGTTGCCCTCCGAGACGAGCCCCTCGAGCTGCCCCGTGGGCACCCGCCCCGCGGGCGAGGCCGATGCCTTCGAGGGGTGTGAGGACGTCCACTTCACCCCCGGCGCGCCCTTCAATGCCCAGGCCAGCGTGAGCTTCTTCTTCTGA
- a CDS encoding vWA domain-containing protein has translation MTRRFLVTWLTALMLAGCGGSMGGGDPVGGPGGGAPPVGGAPPAGDVGGTPGGAQDMALARRKIAVGIVPAPEDFVVEGLYSEHDLPLDGAPCEQVLCLRTATGIATALDTGRQEVFVQVGFSSNVDPTTFRRKPLDVALVIDRSGSMHGEPLEAVKEAARRLVAKLDENDTFSLVVFDDGALTLVEQTPVNDREALLRVIDTIQDAGSTCIECGLKAGFNQLATRGTDATRARRLFLFTDAMPNVGMTGDGEFMELLRSNSSEGRDTTVFGVNIAFSQSLVTAISAVRGANSFYLSNPERTRTIFDEDFDYLVTPIAYDLKMALTPAEGFEVEAVYGLPGVEPGASQAEMVVSTVFLSRRRGAILARLSRVEDIAPAQSVMTGNLSFQATGGGESRTTLTASYEGSEPLASTEAWYSQRSVRKAVALTNFVLGARSACELWMKGEKTAARQLADRTAALLQAEADRMDDAPLRTEAELAFKLASLMVP, from the coding sequence ATGACACGCAGGTTCCTGGTCACGTGGCTGACAGCACTGATGCTGGCGGGCTGTGGTGGTTCCATGGGGGGCGGCGATCCCGTAGGCGGGCCCGGGGGAGGAGCGCCTCCGGTGGGCGGAGCTCCTCCCGCGGGGGACGTGGGAGGAACGCCAGGAGGTGCACAGGACATGGCGCTGGCGCGGCGGAAGATCGCCGTTGGCATCGTGCCGGCTCCAGAGGACTTCGTCGTCGAGGGGCTCTATTCGGAGCACGACCTTCCCCTGGACGGCGCTCCCTGTGAGCAGGTGCTGTGCCTGCGCACGGCGACGGGCATCGCGACGGCCCTCGATACGGGCCGCCAGGAAGTGTTCGTGCAGGTGGGATTCTCTTCCAACGTGGACCCCACCACCTTCCGCCGCAAGCCGCTCGACGTGGCGCTGGTCATCGATCGCTCCGGCTCCATGCATGGGGAGCCGCTCGAGGCGGTGAAGGAAGCGGCGCGCAGGCTGGTGGCGAAGCTGGACGAGAACGACACCTTCTCGCTGGTCGTCTTCGATGATGGCGCCCTGACGCTGGTGGAGCAGACCCCCGTGAACGATCGCGAGGCACTGCTGCGCGTCATCGACACCATCCAGGACGCCGGCAGTACCTGCATCGAGTGCGGCTTGAAGGCGGGTTTCAATCAGCTCGCCACGCGGGGAACGGACGCTACACGCGCCCGCCGCCTGTTCCTCTTCACGGATGCGATGCCCAACGTGGGCATGACGGGAGATGGCGAGTTCATGGAGTTGCTGCGCTCCAACTCCAGCGAGGGCCGGGACACGACCGTCTTCGGCGTGAACATCGCGTTCTCGCAGAGCCTCGTCACGGCCATCTCCGCCGTACGCGGGGCGAACTCCTTCTACCTGAGCAATCCCGAGCGGACGCGGACGATCTTCGACGAGGACTTCGACTACCTGGTGACGCCCATCGCGTATGACTTGAAGATGGCGCTCACCCCGGCCGAGGGCTTCGAGGTGGAGGCGGTGTACGGCCTGCCGGGCGTGGAGCCAGGGGCGAGCCAGGCGGAGATGGTGGTGTCCACGGTGTTCCTCTCCCGGCGGCGCGGCGCCATCCTCGCGCGCCTCTCGCGTGTCGAGGACATCGCCCCCGCCCAATCCGTGATGACGGGGAACCTGTCCTTCCAGGCCACGGGAGGAGGCGAGTCCCGCACCACCCTGACGGCGAGCTACGAGGGCAGCGAGCCGCTCGCCTCCACGGAGGCGTGGTACTCGCAGCGCTCGGTGCGCAAGGCGGTGGCCTTGACGAACTTCGTCCTGGGCGCCCGCTCCGCGTGCGAGCTGTGGATGAAGGGCGAGAAGACCGCGGCCCGCCAGCTGGCGGACCGGACGGCGGCCCTGCTGCAAGCGGAGGCGGACAGGATGGACGACGCGCCGCTGCGCACCGAGGCGGAGCTCGCGTTCAAGCTGGCCTCGCTGATGGTTCCCTGA
- a CDS encoding head GIN domain-containing protein — protein sequence MDIGTRGLWVGLSLLVMALTGCGALGPQVQGSGKLVQEERQASDFERLDVNDGIELTVVVDPAQPRKVRVVGDDNLVALLRTEKAGTDSLFIHFRSEDVGSWSSSNPLRVEVTMPKLEAVTRSGGGTVDVSGSVVSPELFTLEASGGGTVRLRGLDTASFKLDMSGGGDVTVEGHATEVTSKTSGGVELRARELSTQVATLSTSGGGSTEMRVSDSLRVAASGGGEVRIIGRPTVHQEDLSGGATLSFE from the coding sequence ATGGATATCGGAACTCGAGGGCTGTGGGTGGGACTGTCGTTGCTGGTAATGGCCTTGACCGGCTGCGGTGCGCTCGGGCCCCAGGTGCAGGGCAGCGGCAAGCTGGTGCAGGAGGAGCGGCAGGCCTCCGACTTCGAGCGGCTCGACGTGAATGACGGCATCGAGCTCACGGTGGTGGTGGACCCGGCCCAGCCGCGAAAGGTGCGCGTGGTGGGGGATGACAACCTGGTGGCGCTGCTACGGACGGAGAAGGCGGGGACGGACAGCCTCTTCATCCACTTCCGCTCGGAGGACGTGGGCAGCTGGAGCTCCAGCAATCCCCTGCGCGTGGAGGTGACGATGCCGAAGCTCGAGGCCGTCACCCGCTCGGGGGGTGGCACCGTGGACGTGAGCGGCAGTGTCGTCTCCCCCGAGCTCTTCACGCTGGAGGCGTCCGGTGGCGGCACGGTGAGGCTGCGGGGCCTCGACACCGCGTCCTTCAAGTTGGACATGAGCGGAGGGGGTGACGTGACGGTGGAAGGGCATGCCACCGAGGTGACGAGCAAGACGTCCGGGGGGGTCGAGCTGCGGGCTCGCGAGCTCTCGACCCAGGTGGCCACGCTCTCCACCAGCGGCGGTGGCTCCACGGAGATGCGGGTCTCGGACTCCCTGCGCGTGGCGGCCTCCGGCGGCGGTGAGGTGCGCATCATCGGCAGGCCCACGGTGCACCAGGAGGATCTCAGCGGCGGCGCGACGCTCTCCTTCGAGTAG
- the folD gene encoding bifunctional methylenetetrahydrofolate dehydrogenase/methenyltetrahydrofolate cyclohydrolase FolD, translating to MAQLIDGKTVAARVRAEVKGEVEKLKAERGLVPGLAVVRVGEDPASRIYVTGKKKAAEEVGFNSWEVHLDENITQDELLSLVGKLNADPEVHGVLVQLPLPKHIDAERIISAVEPEKDVDGFHPVNAGRLSLGRPGMRPCTPLGVMRLLDEVGCAPSGKKAVVVGRSNIVGRPMALMLLAADATVTMCHRKSNLAAEVATADILVVAVGVPELVQGEWIKPGAVVIDVGMNRMPDGKLKGDVAFAAAKERASFITPVPGGVGPMTIAMLMRNTLEAAKASR from the coding sequence ATGGCCCAGTTGATCGACGGAAAGACGGTGGCGGCGCGGGTACGGGCGGAGGTGAAGGGGGAGGTGGAGAAATTGAAGGCCGAGCGCGGCCTGGTACCTGGGCTGGCGGTGGTCCGTGTGGGAGAGGATCCCGCCTCGAGGATCTACGTCACGGGGAAGAAGAAGGCGGCGGAGGAGGTGGGCTTCAACTCCTGGGAAGTGCACCTGGACGAGAACATCACCCAGGACGAGCTGCTGTCGCTGGTGGGCAAGCTGAACGCGGATCCCGAGGTGCACGGCGTCCTGGTGCAGCTGCCGCTGCCGAAGCACATCGACGCGGAGCGGATCATCTCGGCGGTGGAGCCGGAGAAGGACGTGGATGGCTTCCACCCGGTGAACGCGGGCAGGCTGTCGCTGGGCAGGCCGGGGATGAGGCCGTGCACGCCGCTCGGGGTGATGCGGCTGCTGGACGAGGTGGGCTGCGCTCCCTCGGGGAAGAAGGCGGTGGTGGTGGGGCGCAGCAACATCGTGGGCAGGCCGATGGCGCTGATGCTGCTGGCGGCGGACGCGACGGTGACGATGTGCCACCGCAAGAGCAACCTGGCGGCCGAGGTGGCGACCGCGGACATCCTGGTGGTGGCCGTGGGAGTGCCCGAGCTCGTCCAGGGTGAGTGGATCAAGCCGGGGGCGGTGGTGATCGACGTCGGCATGAACCGGATGCCGGACGGGAAGCTGAAGGGGGACGTGGCGTTCGCGGCGGCGAAGGAGCGGGCCTCGTTCATCACGCCGGTGCCAGGCGGGGTGGGTCCGATGACCATCGCCATGCTGATGCGCAACACGCTCGAGGCGGCGAAGGCCAGCCGCTGA
- a CDS encoding TerB family tellurite resistance protein encodes MLGLAVGLLIGGPLAIVLLVIAGLLVGHQVDELHVLPSDAAGQGEPVTRSSLEIAAQDHFARHLCALFIEVARADGDVVRDEVRVVREYFADQLKYGPEALGLVRRYLKEHLARPPSLEDSAAACREELPTSERLLLLDALYGLALVDGHLQRAEQDTLRRVAQGLGLTEEDLRSVTARHFGDGEAHYARLGLTADASDADVKRAYRQLAATHHPDRVAHLGQGAVEQASRRFQEIRESYEEIRRLRGL; translated from the coding sequence ATGCTTGGACTCGCCGTCGGTCTACTGATTGGTGGACCCCTGGCCATCGTCCTGCTCGTCATCGCCGGGCTCCTGGTCGGCCATCAGGTCGACGAGCTCCATGTCCTCCCCTCCGACGCGGCCGGCCAGGGAGAGCCCGTCACCCGCTCGTCCCTGGAGATCGCCGCCCAGGACCACTTCGCGCGCCACCTGTGCGCCCTCTTCATCGAGGTGGCTCGCGCCGATGGCGACGTGGTGCGCGATGAGGTGCGCGTGGTGCGCGAGTACTTCGCCGATCAGCTCAAGTACGGCCCCGAGGCACTCGGGCTGGTGCGCCGCTACCTCAAGGAGCACCTCGCCCGCCCTCCTTCTCTCGAGGACTCCGCCGCCGCCTGTCGCGAGGAGCTCCCCACCTCCGAGCGACTGCTGCTGCTCGATGCCCTCTACGGCCTCGCGCTCGTCGACGGCCACCTGCAGCGCGCCGAGCAGGACACGCTGCGCCGGGTCGCCCAGGGGCTGGGGCTCACCGAGGAGGACCTCCGATCCGTCACCGCACGTCACTTCGGGGATGGCGAGGCCCACTACGCCCGGCTCGGCCTCACCGCCGACGCCAGCGACGCGGACGTGAAGCGCGCCTACCGTCAGCTCGCCGCCACCCACCACCCGGATCGTGTCGCCCACCTCGGGCAGGGAGCGGTCGAACAGGCGTCCCGCCGCTTCCAGGAGATCCGGGAGTCCTACGAGGAGATCCGCCGCCTACGCGGTTTGTGA